The following are from one region of the Microbacterium sp. BK668 genome:
- the serS gene encoding serine--tRNA ligase, with product MIDPVLLRENPELVKRSQEARGESPDTVDEALAADHDRRAAITAFEELRATQNAHGKRVAQAPKDEKAALVAEAKELSERVKRAQHAVTAAEEAADAAFAKLENVIIDGVPAGGEDDFITLRTHGEPARFDFEPRDHLELGELIGAIDMERGTKVSGSRFYFLTGIGARLELALMTLALDRALQAEFTPIVPPTLVRPEVMRGTGFLGQHSDEVYHLEEDDLYLVGTSEVPLAGYHMDEILDFSRGPKRYAGWSTCYRREAGSYGKDTRGIIRVHQFNKLEMFIYTTPDDAEAEHDRLVAMQEGMLKDLGLAYRVIDVAAGDLGSSAARKFDVEAWVPTQNAYRELTSTSNCTTYQARRLDIRYRPQSADGKASAKTTNVATLNGTLATTRWIVAILETHQRADGSVAVPEVLRPYLGGLEVMEPTA from the coding sequence ATGATCGATCCCGTTCTTCTCCGCGAGAATCCCGAGCTGGTCAAGCGCTCGCAGGAGGCCCGGGGGGAGTCGCCCGACACGGTCGACGAGGCGCTCGCCGCCGACCACGACCGCCGCGCCGCCATCACGGCCTTCGAAGAGCTTCGCGCGACGCAGAACGCGCACGGCAAGCGCGTGGCACAGGCGCCGAAGGACGAGAAGGCGGCTCTGGTCGCCGAGGCGAAGGAGCTCAGCGAGCGGGTCAAGCGGGCCCAGCACGCCGTCACCGCGGCGGAGGAGGCGGCCGACGCCGCCTTCGCGAAGCTCGAGAACGTCATCATCGACGGCGTCCCTGCCGGGGGCGAGGACGACTTCATCACGCTGCGCACCCACGGCGAGCCCGCGCGGTTCGACTTCGAGCCGCGCGACCACCTCGAGCTCGGCGAGCTGATCGGGGCGATCGACATGGAGCGGGGCACGAAGGTCTCGGGCAGCCGCTTCTACTTCCTCACGGGCATCGGCGCACGCCTCGAGCTCGCGCTCATGACCCTCGCCCTCGACCGCGCGCTGCAGGCGGAGTTCACCCCGATCGTGCCGCCCACGCTCGTGCGTCCCGAGGTGATGCGGGGGACGGGCTTCCTCGGCCAGCACTCCGACGAGGTGTACCACCTCGAGGAGGACGACCTGTATCTCGTCGGAACGAGCGAGGTTCCGCTCGCCGGCTACCACATGGACGAGATCCTCGACTTCTCGCGCGGCCCCAAGCGGTACGCAGGATGGTCGACGTGCTACCGCCGGGAGGCGGGCTCGTACGGCAAGGACACGCGCGGCATCATCCGCGTGCACCAGTTCAACAAGCTCGAGATGTTCATCTACACGACACCGGATGACGCCGAGGCCGAGCATGATCGCCTCGTGGCCATGCAGGAGGGGATGCTCAAGGACCTCGGCCTGGCGTACCGCGTCATCGACGTCGCCGCCGGCGACCTCGGGTCGAGCGCGGCCCGCAAGTTCGACGTCGAGGCGTGGGTGCCGACGCAGAACGCGTACCGCGAGCTGACGAGCACGAGCAACTGCACGACGTATCAGGCGCGACGCCTCGACATCCGCTACCGACCGCAGTCGGCCGACGGCAAGGCGAGCGCGAAGACGACCAACGTCGCCACGCTCAACGGAACCCTCGCCACCACGAGGTGGATCGTCGCGATCCTCGAGACGCATCAGCGCGCCGACGGCTCGGTGGCGGTGCCCGAGGTCCTGCGTCCCTACCTCGGCGGCCTCGAGGTCATGGAGCCGACGGCATGA
- a CDS encoding deoxyribodipyrimidine photo-lyase: MPSPSVVWFRDDLRLADNPALRAAVDRDEPVIGLYVLDEESPGIRPLGGAARWWLHGSLASLRDRLAERGGVLVLRRGPAEEAVREVVTDAGAGAVFWNRRYGGEEREIDTALKSSLRDEGVVVDSFAASVLFEPWTVRTGAGTHFSVFSPFWRACLALPSPRAPLPEPRSIPGPRRAPRSDDLDDWGLLPRHPDWAAGLRERWEPGEPAARSRLREFLHDDLKGYAKARNEPAADSTSLLSPRLRWGELSPYQVWHEVAKAGGEGGRFLSELGWREFAWHTLFHVPDLATENLRREFDAFPWPPLDHSQLERWQQGRTGVPLVDAGMRELWHTGYMHNRVRMVAASFLIKNLLIDWRLGEQWFWDTLVDADGANNPFNWQWVAGSGADAAPYFRIFNPELQAGKFDPQGLYIRRWAPEYADADPPQPVVDLKDTRKAALAAYEHVKRAARA, translated from the coding sequence ATGCCTTCGCCCTCGGTCGTGTGGTTCCGCGACGACCTCCGCCTCGCCGACAACCCCGCCCTCCGTGCCGCCGTCGACCGCGACGAGCCCGTCATCGGCCTGTACGTGCTCGACGAGGAGTCTCCCGGCATCCGCCCCCTCGGCGGCGCCGCGCGGTGGTGGCTGCACGGATCCCTCGCCTCGCTGCGCGACCGCCTCGCCGAGCGGGGCGGTGTGCTGGTGCTGCGACGGGGCCCGGCCGAAGAGGCGGTCCGGGAGGTGGTCACGGATGCCGGGGCCGGCGCCGTCTTCTGGAACCGGCGCTACGGGGGCGAGGAGCGCGAGATCGACACCGCCCTCAAGTCGTCACTGCGCGACGAGGGAGTCGTGGTCGACTCGTTCGCGGCATCCGTCCTGTTCGAGCCCTGGACCGTGCGCACGGGAGCCGGCACGCACTTCTCCGTCTTCTCCCCGTTCTGGCGCGCGTGCCTCGCGCTCCCCTCCCCTCGCGCACCGCTCCCCGAGCCGCGCTCGATCCCGGGCCCCCGCCGTGCCCCCCGCTCAGACGACCTCGACGACTGGGGGCTGCTGCCCCGGCATCCGGACTGGGCGGCCGGCCTGCGTGAGAGGTGGGAGCCGGGCGAGCCCGCGGCCCGGAGTCGGCTTCGGGAGTTCCTCCACGACGACCTGAAGGGGTACGCCAAAGCTCGGAACGAGCCCGCCGCCGACTCCACCTCGCTCCTGTCGCCGCGCCTTCGGTGGGGCGAGCTGAGCCCCTACCAGGTGTGGCACGAGGTCGCCAAGGCAGGCGGGGAGGGGGGCAGGTTCCTCTCCGAGCTCGGCTGGCGCGAGTTCGCGTGGCACACGCTCTTCCACGTGCCCGACCTCGCGACCGAGAACCTGCGCCGCGAGTTCGACGCGTTCCCCTGGCCGCCGCTGGATCATTCTCAACTCGAGAGGTGGCAGCAGGGCCGGACGGGGGTTCCGCTCGTGGATGCCGGAATGCGCGAGCTCTGGCACACCGGCTACATGCACAACCGCGTCCGCATGGTCGCGGCATCCTTCCTCATCAAGAACCTGCTCATCGACTGGCGCCTCGGCGAGCAGTGGTTCTGGGACACCCTCGTCGACGCCGACGGCGCGAACAACCCGTTCAACTGGCAGTGGGTCGCCGGATCCGGAGCGGACGCCGCCCCCTACTTCCGGATCTTCAATCCGGAGCTGCAGGCCGGCAAGTTCGATCCGCAGGGCCTCTACATCCGCCGGTGGGCGCCGGAGTACGCCGACGCCGACCCGCCGCAGCCGGTCGTCGACCTCAAGGACACGCGCAAGGCGGCGCTGGCCGCGTACGAGCACGTCAAGCGCGCCGCCCGCGCCTGA
- a CDS encoding HAD family hydrolase produces the protein MSTEHLPPTGSIKVVKPKKAAKLVEEIARDTENPDVATERLLIVLDIDGTILLADETLSPGVADAVAHAQRTGHEVMLATGRSWEGTRGILVALGIAPEFVVCSNGAVVMRRLDGDEGDYERFHIETFDATEVLSLLREHLPDARYMVELPDGHRLYTEYLDDWNLVDARRVSFDELTAQPVCRVVVVSPGQSEQDFVDLVARIGLNQVSYAVGWTAWLDVAPKGVDKSTALERVREWTGFDPAHVLVIGDGRNDVGMFEWARENGGRAVAMGQGPQEVRDAATEVTHSVEAGGVARVLRGL, from the coding sequence ATGAGCACGGAACATCTGCCCCCGACGGGATCGATCAAGGTCGTCAAGCCGAAGAAGGCGGCCAAGCTCGTCGAGGAGATCGCGCGCGACACCGAGAATCCGGATGTCGCGACCGAGCGCCTTCTCATCGTGCTCGACATCGACGGCACGATCCTGCTCGCCGACGAGACGCTCTCGCCGGGGGTCGCCGACGCGGTCGCGCACGCCCAGCGCACCGGGCATGAGGTCATGCTCGCGACCGGACGCTCCTGGGAGGGCACACGCGGCATCCTCGTCGCTCTGGGCATCGCGCCCGAGTTCGTGGTCTGCTCGAACGGCGCCGTGGTGATGCGGCGCCTCGACGGCGACGAGGGCGACTACGAGCGGTTCCACATCGAGACGTTCGATGCCACCGAGGTGCTGTCGCTGCTGCGCGAGCACCTGCCCGACGCGCGGTACATGGTGGAGCTCCCCGACGGGCACCGGCTCTACACCGAGTACCTCGACGACTGGAATCTCGTCGATGCACGGCGCGTGTCGTTCGACGAGCTCACGGCCCAGCCCGTCTGCCGCGTCGTCGTCGTCTCGCCGGGGCAGAGCGAGCAGGACTTCGTCGACCTCGTCGCCCGCATCGGTCTCAATCAGGTCTCGTACGCGGTCGGCTGGACGGCCTGGCTCGATGTCGCGCCGAAAGGCGTCGACAAGTCGACGGCGCTCGAGCGGGTGCGCGAGTGGACGGGCTTCGATCCGGCCCACGTGCTCGTGATCGGCGACGGGCGCAACGACGTCGGCATGTTCGAGTGGGCGCGTGAGAACGGCGGCCGCGCTGTGGCGATGGGTCAGGGGCCGCAAGAGGTTCGGGATGCCGCGACCGAGGTGACCCACTCCGTCGAGGCCGGTGGCGTCGCCAGGGTCCTGCGCGGCCTCTGA
- a CDS encoding diacylglycerol kinase family protein, with product MAAGSGSGEDTSRPEDPPHPSDAIYADGPETGEIRVSADQIRAEAEDLADDTLQEVAAKAASRDDRPEKGDDGGSEKPGEGDDGGSDKPGEADGDPDEADDDSEDGDHDEDGGEPEDGDDPGEPGAPASSRADADGEPDPVAAAKPDDVIREPGDISPDTAEGETGEARRVGAEGETRPMEGGAERPNPKLALVYNPIKVDADALRGSVERLSAEAGWEEPLFYETTVDDLGDDVTRQALEVGVNAVLVAGGDGTVRAVSEAMAGSGVPLTIVPSGTGNLLARNLRLPLDDPETMIRATFEGDSIGVDIGFAALRRPTGKTEEHAFVVMGGMGLDAAMIANTSPQLKKSVGWVAYVDGAARSLAGAKPFRIMYQISGHRLHSARVQSVLFANCGSLPAGLELIPEASVTDGSMDIVVFQPKGPLGWIFVWRRVAWDNSFLRKFRAGRRVLALRTRDNAVRYARGAELEVGATEPQFVQLDGDEFGEAVSVRARVVPGGLEITVPEGHDVSGL from the coding sequence ATGGCAGCGGGTTCCGGATCGGGCGAAGACACCTCTCGGCCTGAGGATCCGCCCCACCCCTCGGACGCGATCTACGCCGACGGGCCGGAGACGGGAGAGATCCGGGTCTCGGCGGACCAGATCCGCGCGGAGGCCGAGGATCTCGCCGATGACACGCTGCAGGAGGTCGCCGCGAAGGCCGCGAGCCGCGACGACCGTCCGGAGAAGGGTGACGACGGCGGCTCCGAGAAGCCCGGCGAGGGTGACGACGGCGGCTCCGACAAGCCCGGCGAGGCGGACGGGGATCCAGACGAGGCCGACGACGACTCCGAGGACGGCGATCATGACGAGGACGGCGGCGAGCCCGAGGACGGCGATGACCCGGGCGAGCCCGGGGCGCCGGCATCCTCCCGCGCGGACGCCGACGGGGAGCCCGATCCGGTCGCGGCGGCCAAGCCCGACGACGTCATCCGCGAGCCCGGCGACATCTCGCCCGACACCGCCGAAGGCGAGACGGGCGAGGCGCGTCGGGTCGGCGCCGAGGGCGAGACCCGTCCCATGGAGGGCGGCGCGGAGCGACCGAACCCGAAGCTGGCTCTCGTGTACAACCCCATCAAGGTGGACGCCGACGCTCTGCGCGGATCGGTCGAGCGGCTGTCCGCCGAGGCGGGCTGGGAGGAGCCCCTCTTCTACGAGACGACGGTCGACGACCTCGGCGACGACGTCACGCGTCAGGCGCTCGAGGTCGGCGTGAACGCCGTGCTCGTGGCGGGAGGCGACGGCACGGTGCGCGCCGTGTCGGAGGCGATGGCGGGAAGCGGCGTGCCGCTCACGATCGTTCCGAGCGGCACGGGGAACCTCCTCGCGCGCAATCTGCGGCTGCCGCTGGACGACCCGGAGACGATGATCCGAGCGACGTTCGAGGGCGACAGCATCGGCGTCGACATCGGGTTCGCGGCGCTGCGCCGCCCGACGGGCAAGACCGAGGAGCACGCCTTCGTCGTGATGGGGGGCATGGGGCTCGACGCCGCCATGATCGCCAACACCAGCCCGCAGCTGAAGAAGTCGGTGGGCTGGGTCGCCTACGTCGACGGGGCCGCGCGGTCGCTGGCGGGGGCGAAGCCCTTCCGGATCATGTACCAGATCTCGGGCCATCGCCTTCACTCCGCCCGCGTGCAGAGCGTCCTGTTCGCCAACTGCGGCTCGCTGCCGGCGGGGCTCGAGCTCATTCCCGAGGCATCCGTCACCGACGGGTCGATGGACATCGTCGTGTTCCAGCCGAAGGGCCCGCTCGGCTGGATCTTCGTCTGGCGCCGCGTCGCGTGGGACAACAGCTTCCTCCGCAAGTTCCGGGCCGGGCGCCGGGTGCTCGCCCTGCGCACCCGCGACAATGCCGTGCGCTACGCCCGGGGCGCGGAGCTGGAGGTCGGTGCGACCGAGCCGCAGTTCGTGCAGCTGGACGGCGACGAGTTCGGAGAGGCCGTGAGCGTCCGCGCTCGCGTGGTGCCCGGCGGCCTCGAGATCACCGTGCCCGAGGGCCACGACGTCAGCGGCCTCTGA